From the Bombus vancouverensis nearcticus chromosome 3, iyBomVanc1_principal, whole genome shotgun sequence genome, one window contains:
- the LOC117153787 gene encoding uncharacterized protein LOC117153787 isoform X2 produces the protein MFKYQLKLSGDMEDINAKRNARRRRILENSEKRLLKITGRDNDNESKVQSIHLGSFSQTFTAPDIQNETLYPSINSDISGIDSTSYETKSLSLPLLTNRINYILLAVIVNILLILQLDHLFGKAITIPYFLVMLGRLYNYKNTREMQENNLLYAALILCNVKPELTYQLKKLVTISHMIVGDLALYIFCFTLIYYGFFYCLYNTDIPIILTM, from the exons atgtttaaataCCAACTAAAATTAT cAGGAGACATGGAAGATATTAATGCCAAAAGAAACGCCAGAAGAAGGAGAATTTTGGAAAATTCAGAGAAACGGTTATTGAAAATTACTGGTAGAGACAACGATAATGAATCAAAag TCCAGAGTATACATTTAGGTTCGTTCAGTCAAACATTCACTGCTCCAGATATACAAAATGAAACTTTATATCCAAGTATAAATAGCGATATATCAG GTATTGACAGTACTTCATATGAGACAAAAAGTTTGTCACTTCCATTATTAACAAATcgcataaattatatattattggcTGTTATTGTCAATATTCTACTCATATTACAACTGGATCATTTATTTGGGAAG GCAATCACAATACCATACTTTCTAGTAATGCTGGGACGTTTGTACAACTATAAGAATACACGAGAAATGCAAGAGAATAATCTACTGTATGCTGCTTTGATCTTATGCAATGTTAAGCCTGAGTTAACttatcaattaaaaaaattagtaACAATAAGTCATATGATAGTTGGAGATTTAGCTTTATATATCTTCTGTTTCACATTAATATATTATGGATTCTTTTACTGTTTATATAATACAGACATTCCTATTATCTTAACCATGTAA
- the Slob gene encoding slowpoke binding protein isoform X2, which produces MTTETSDCDIIDRHHDCTQNVRSRSKRIPVVQQRRERWLLANNATDPVCSGWCVHLIRYWYRSRNRSLEQEVIHKRNYNFSAILEDDTTDWNGRHNYTALDHGPSVCENVGEYMEMEKRSRDRALSICQAYIRRTPRYSLVKQLNNLGSRMDKHWFIVRDTSLKTDRLITLAPLNRNCSLSITPLTKNVLNDLFLALQHPYICPIFDIDFLELESQNYVVVVQPISQGSLKDLIYGIERTGWNEDWNQKYGSRGKGLPLPQVQQMGRQVLEALTFLKERGFPTVIHLHSGNVLVQNGVARLAGLENTLLGFTSRIHPLIASRISQNISIDMICFGHMLFEMCAGYELPSFKPNSTHLSDVEIYPQVVELLQFIFGESSNRQKIIEELLVHDLFRNIDLREMRSAPVTIFRPTLTPPVVNLLDGIKRQNASKRTTQLDIVDEDTTSLHRSHTVCKNSLLDEIYNELSNTAV; this is translated from the exons ATGACAACAGAAACGAGTGATTGTGATATAATTGATCGTCATCACGATTGTACACAAAATGTACGATCTCGAAGTAAACGAATACCAGTTGTACAACAACGCAG AGAGAGATGGCTGCTCGCTAATAACGCGACCGATCCAGTTTGTAGTGGTTGGTGTGTACATCTAATCCGTTATTGGTATCGCTCAAGGAATCGTTCATTGGAACAAGAAGTTATTCATAAgcgaaattataatttttcggCTATATTGGAAGATGATACCACTGATTG GAATGGAAGGCATAATTACACGGCGTTGGATCATGGACCATCTGTTTGCGAAAATGTTGGCGAGTACATGGAAATGGAAAAAAGATCGAGGGACCGTGCCTTATCAATTTGTCAGGCCTATATCCGTAGAACACCGCGCTACAGTCTCGTCAAGCAGCTGAATAATCTCG GCTCTAGAATGGACAAACATTGGTTCATAGTAAGAGATACTTCTTTAAAAACCGATCGACTGATTACGTTAGCTCCGTTAAATAGAAACTGCTCATTGAGCATAACTCCATTGACAAAGAACGTTTTGAACGACTTATTCTTAGCCTTGCAACATCCGTATATATGCCCTATATTCGATATCGATTTCCTTGAATTGGAAAGTCAAAACTACGTGGTCGTAGTTCAACCAATCAGTCAAGGCAGCCTGAAAGATTTGATATACGGG ATCGAAAGAACGGGTTGGAACGAAGACTGGAATCAGAAGTACGGTTCTCGCGGTAAAGGACTTCCTTTACCTCAGGTTCAACAAATGGGACGTCAAGTGCTAGAGGCGTTGACTTTTTTAAAAGAAAGAGGATTTCCAACGGTAATCCATTTACATTCGGGAAATGTGCTCGTTCAAAATGGTGTCGCACGTCTCGCCGGCCTAGAAAACACGCTCCTCGGTTTCACCAGCCGAATACACCCACTAATCGCTTCTCGTATTTCGCAAAATATTTCGATTGACATGATATGTTTCG GTCATATGTTGTTTGAGATGTGCGCTGGATACGAATTACCATCGTTTAAACCAAATTCCACGCATCTATCGGACGTTGAAATATATCCACAA GTCGTCGAGTTACTCCAGTTCATATTTGGTGAATCATCTAATCGTCAGAAGATTATTGAGGAGCTCCTTGTACAtgatttattcagaaatattgaTCTTCGTGAAATGCGAAGTGCTCCTGTTACG ATATTTCGTCCAACATTAACACCGCCCGTAGTAAATTTACTCGACGGTATTAAACGACAAAATGCCAGTAAAAG AACCACACAGTTGGATATCGTCGATGAAGATACAACGTCTCTACATAGATCACATACCGTTTGCAAGAATTCTTTACTCGATGAGATTTATAACGAGCTTTCAAACACGGCTGTATAA
- the Caf1-55 gene encoding chromatin assembly factor 1 p55 subunit, which yields MGDKDGETFDDAVEERVINEEYKIWKKNTPFLYDLVMTHALEWPSLTAQWLPDVTRPEGKDYSVHRLILGTHTSDEQNHLLIASVQLPNEDAQFDASHYDNEKGEFGGFGSVSGKIEIEIKINHEGEVNRARYMPQNPCVIATKTPSSDVLVFDYTKHPSKPDPNGECQPDLRLRGHQKEGYGLSWNPNLNGYLLSASDDHTICLWDINAPPKENRVIDAKTIFTGHTAVVEDVAWHLLHESLFGSVADDQKLMIWDTRCNNTSKPSHTVDAHTAEVNCLSFNPYSEFILATGSADKTVALWDLRNLKLKLHSFESHKDEIFQVQWSPHNETILASSGTDRRLHVWDLSKIGEEQSSEDAEDGPPELLFIHGGHTAKISDFSWNPNEPWVICSVSEDNIMQVWQMAENIYNDEEPDTPASELEAGAS from the exons ATGGGCGATAAAGACGGTG AAACTTTTGACGATGCTGTGGAAGAAAGAGTTATCAatgaagaatataaaatatggaaaaaaaaTACTCCGTTTTTATATGATCTTGTGATGACACATGCTTTAGAATGGCCATCTTTAACTGCTCAATGGTTACCAGATGTAACTAGACCAGAAGGAAAGGATTATTCTGTACATCGTCTTATTTTGGGCACTCATACTTCGGACGAACAAAATCATTTACTTATAGCTAGTGTACAATTACCGAATGAGGATGCTCAATTTGATGCATCTCACTATGATAATGAGAAAGGAGAATTTGGAGGATTTGGTTCTGTTAGCGGAAAgatagaaattgaaataaaaataaatcacgAAGGAGAGGTAAATAGAGCACGATATATGCCACAAAACCCGTGTGTAATTGCAACCAAAACACCATCTAGCGATGTCCTTGTTTTTGATTATACAAAACATCCAAGTAAACCAGATCCTAATGGTGAATGCCAGCCTGATCTAAG ACTAAGGGGACACCAAAAAGAAGGATATGGTCTATCATGGAATCCAAACTTGAATGGATATTTGCTCAGTGCATCTGATGATCATACAATTTGTTTATGGGATATTAATGCACCCCCTAAAGAAAATCGTGTGATAGATGCAAAAACAATCTTTACTGGACATACTGCTGTCGTTGAGGATGTGGCTTGGCATCTGTTACATGAATCTTTATTTGGATCTGTCGCGGATGATCAGAAATTGATGATCTGGGACACAAG ATGTAATAATACCAGTAAACCAAGTCATACAGTTGATGCTCACACTGCCGAAGTGAATTGCTTGAGTTTTAATCCATATTCGGAATTTATACTTGCGACTGGCAGTGCCGATAAAACAGTAGCGCTTTGGGACTTGAGGAatcttaaattaaaattacattcTTTCGAATCTCACAAAGACGAGATCTTTCAAGTTCAGTGGTCACCGCATAACGAGACGATATTAGCTAGTAGCGGTACAGACAGGCGTCTTCATGTGTGGGATCTTAGTAAAATTGGCGAGGAGCAATCCAGCGAAGATGCTGAAGATGGACCACCCGAGTTACTG TTTATTCATGGTGGTCATACCGCAAAAATTAGTGATTTTTCGTGGAATCCAAATGAGCCTTGGGTCATATGTTCTGTATCGGAAGACAATATAATGCAAGTGTGGCAAATGGCGGAAAATATTTACAATGATGAAGAACCAGACACACCAGCGAGTGAATTAGAAGCTGGTGCTTCATAA
- the LOC117153787 gene encoding uncharacterized protein LOC117153787 isoform X3 — MEDINAKRNARRRRILENSEKRLLKITGRDNDNESKVQSIHLGSFSQTFTAPDIQNETLYPSINSDISGIDSTSYETKSLSLPLLTNRINYILLAVIVNILLILQLDHLFGKAITIPYFLVMLGRLYNYKNTREMQENNLLYAALILCNVKPELTYQLKKLVTISHMIVGDLALYIFCFTLIYYGFFYCLYNTDIPIILTM, encoded by the exons ATGGAAGATATTAATGCCAAAAGAAACGCCAGAAGAAGGAGAATTTTGGAAAATTCAGAGAAACGGTTATTGAAAATTACTGGTAGAGACAACGATAATGAATCAAAag TCCAGAGTATACATTTAGGTTCGTTCAGTCAAACATTCACTGCTCCAGATATACAAAATGAAACTTTATATCCAAGTATAAATAGCGATATATCAG GTATTGACAGTACTTCATATGAGACAAAAAGTTTGTCACTTCCATTATTAACAAATcgcataaattatatattattggcTGTTATTGTCAATATTCTACTCATATTACAACTGGATCATTTATTTGGGAAG GCAATCACAATACCATACTTTCTAGTAATGCTGGGACGTTTGTACAACTATAAGAATACACGAGAAATGCAAGAGAATAATCTACTGTATGCTGCTTTGATCTTATGCAATGTTAAGCCTGAGTTAACttatcaattaaaaaaattagtaACAATAAGTCATATGATAGTTGGAGATTTAGCTTTATATATCTTCTGTTTCACATTAATATATTATGGATTCTTTTACTGTTTATATAATACAGACATTCCTATTATCTTAACCATGTAA
- the Slob gene encoding slowpoke binding protein isoform X4 gives MTTETSDCDIIDRHHDCTQNVRSRSKRIPVVQQRRNGRHNYTALDHGPSVCENVGEYMEMEKRSRDRALSICQAYIRRTPRYSLVKQLNNLGSRMDKHWFIVRDTSLKTDRLITLAPLNRNCSLSITPLTKNVLNDLFLALQHPYICPIFDIDFLELESQNYVVVVQPISQGSLKDLIYGIERTGWNEDWNQKYGSRGKGLPLPQVQQMGRQVLEALTFLKERGFPTVIHLHSGNVLVQNGVARLAGLENTLLGFTSRIHPLIASRISQNISIDMICFGHMLFEMCAGYELPSFKPNSTHLSDVEIYPQVVELLQFIFGESSNRQKIIEELLVHDLFRNIDLREMRSAPVTIFRPTLTPPVVNLLDGIKRQNASKRTTQLDIVDEDTTSLHRSHTVCKNSLLDEIYNELSNTAV, from the exons ATGACAACAGAAACGAGTGATTGTGATATAATTGATCGTCATCACGATTGTACACAAAATGTACGATCTCGAAGTAAACGAATACCAGTTGTACAACAACGCAG GAATGGAAGGCATAATTACACGGCGTTGGATCATGGACCATCTGTTTGCGAAAATGTTGGCGAGTACATGGAAATGGAAAAAAGATCGAGGGACCGTGCCTTATCAATTTGTCAGGCCTATATCCGTAGAACACCGCGCTACAGTCTCGTCAAGCAGCTGAATAATCTCG GCTCTAGAATGGACAAACATTGGTTCATAGTAAGAGATACTTCTTTAAAAACCGATCGACTGATTACGTTAGCTCCGTTAAATAGAAACTGCTCATTGAGCATAACTCCATTGACAAAGAACGTTTTGAACGACTTATTCTTAGCCTTGCAACATCCGTATATATGCCCTATATTCGATATCGATTTCCTTGAATTGGAAAGTCAAAACTACGTGGTCGTAGTTCAACCAATCAGTCAAGGCAGCCTGAAAGATTTGATATACGGG ATCGAAAGAACGGGTTGGAACGAAGACTGGAATCAGAAGTACGGTTCTCGCGGTAAAGGACTTCCTTTACCTCAGGTTCAACAAATGGGACGTCAAGTGCTAGAGGCGTTGACTTTTTTAAAAGAAAGAGGATTTCCAACGGTAATCCATTTACATTCGGGAAATGTGCTCGTTCAAAATGGTGTCGCACGTCTCGCCGGCCTAGAAAACACGCTCCTCGGTTTCACCAGCCGAATACACCCACTAATCGCTTCTCGTATTTCGCAAAATATTTCGATTGACATGATATGTTTCG GTCATATGTTGTTTGAGATGTGCGCTGGATACGAATTACCATCGTTTAAACCAAATTCCACGCATCTATCGGACGTTGAAATATATCCACAA GTCGTCGAGTTACTCCAGTTCATATTTGGTGAATCATCTAATCGTCAGAAGATTATTGAGGAGCTCCTTGTACAtgatttattcagaaatattgaTCTTCGTGAAATGCGAAGTGCTCCTGTTACG ATATTTCGTCCAACATTAACACCGCCCGTAGTAAATTTACTCGACGGTATTAAACGACAAAATGCCAGTAAAAG AACCACACAGTTGGATATCGTCGATGAAGATACAACGTCTCTACATAGATCACATACCGTTTGCAAGAATTCTTTACTCGATGAGATTTATAACGAGCTTTCAAACACGGCTGTATAA
- the Slob gene encoding slowpoke binding protein isoform X1, whose translation MFNLYQNLNKKDEDHKESDVTGHDRFWQERPRTRRKRRAVNRRTQSAIEFDSEAIVSARGTLRRGRSASIEDEDSDEEKSYQLTNKIDNLAKILFSRVSAARGCKDSDVRNGRHNYTALDHGPSVCENVGEYMEMEKRSRDRALSICQAYIRRTPRYSLVKQLNNLGSRMDKHWFIVRDTSLKTDRLITLAPLNRNCSLSITPLTKNVLNDLFLALQHPYICPIFDIDFLELESQNYVVVVQPISQGSLKDLIYGIERTGWNEDWNQKYGSRGKGLPLPQVQQMGRQVLEALTFLKERGFPTVIHLHSGNVLVQNGVARLAGLENTLLGFTSRIHPLIASRISQNISIDMICFGHMLFEMCAGYELPSFKPNSTHLSDVEIYPQVVELLQFIFGESSNRQKIIEELLVHDLFRNIDLREMRSAPVTIFRPTLTPPVVNLLDGIKRQNASKRTTQLDIVDEDTTSLHRSHTVCKNSLLDEIYNELSNTAV comes from the exons ATGTTCAATCTATATCAAAATTTGAACAAAAAGGACGAAGATCACAAAGAGTCGGACGTGACCGGACACGATAGATTCTGGCAGGAACGTCCGAGGACGCGTCGAAAGCGTCGTGCCGTTAATCGAAGGACTCAGAGCGCCATCGAATTTGATTCCGAGGCTATAGTTTCCGCTCGAGGCACTCTTCGTCGTGGAAGAAGCGCGAGCATCGAAGATGAAGATAGCGACGAAGAAAAGAGTTACCAATTGACCAACAAAATCGACAATCTAGCTAAAATACTATTTAGTCGCGTATCCGCTGCTCGAGGTTGCAAGGATTCCGATGTCAG GAATGGAAGGCATAATTACACGGCGTTGGATCATGGACCATCTGTTTGCGAAAATGTTGGCGAGTACATGGAAATGGAAAAAAGATCGAGGGACCGTGCCTTATCAATTTGTCAGGCCTATATCCGTAGAACACCGCGCTACAGTCTCGTCAAGCAGCTGAATAATCTCG GCTCTAGAATGGACAAACATTGGTTCATAGTAAGAGATACTTCTTTAAAAACCGATCGACTGATTACGTTAGCTCCGTTAAATAGAAACTGCTCATTGAGCATAACTCCATTGACAAAGAACGTTTTGAACGACTTATTCTTAGCCTTGCAACATCCGTATATATGCCCTATATTCGATATCGATTTCCTTGAATTGGAAAGTCAAAACTACGTGGTCGTAGTTCAACCAATCAGTCAAGGCAGCCTGAAAGATTTGATATACGGG ATCGAAAGAACGGGTTGGAACGAAGACTGGAATCAGAAGTACGGTTCTCGCGGTAAAGGACTTCCTTTACCTCAGGTTCAACAAATGGGACGTCAAGTGCTAGAGGCGTTGACTTTTTTAAAAGAAAGAGGATTTCCAACGGTAATCCATTTACATTCGGGAAATGTGCTCGTTCAAAATGGTGTCGCACGTCTCGCCGGCCTAGAAAACACGCTCCTCGGTTTCACCAGCCGAATACACCCACTAATCGCTTCTCGTATTTCGCAAAATATTTCGATTGACATGATATGTTTCG GTCATATGTTGTTTGAGATGTGCGCTGGATACGAATTACCATCGTTTAAACCAAATTCCACGCATCTATCGGACGTTGAAATATATCCACAA GTCGTCGAGTTACTCCAGTTCATATTTGGTGAATCATCTAATCGTCAGAAGATTATTGAGGAGCTCCTTGTACAtgatttattcagaaatattgaTCTTCGTGAAATGCGAAGTGCTCCTGTTACG ATATTTCGTCCAACATTAACACCGCCCGTAGTAAATTTACTCGACGGTATTAAACGACAAAATGCCAGTAAAAG AACCACACAGTTGGATATCGTCGATGAAGATACAACGTCTCTACATAGATCACATACCGTTTGCAAGAATTCTTTACTCGATGAGATTTATAACGAGCTTTCAAACACGGCTGTATAA
- the Slob gene encoding slowpoke binding protein isoform X5, with protein MFNLYQNLNKKDEDHKESDVTGHDRFWQERPRTRRKRRAVNRRTQSAIEFDSEAIVSARGTLRRGRSASIEDEDSDEEKSYQLTNKIDNLAKILFSRVSAARGCKDSDVRNGRHNYTALDHGPSVCENVGEYMEMEKRSRDRALSICQAYIRRTPRYSLVKQLNNLGSRMDKHWFIVRDTSLKTDRLITLAPLNRNCSLSITPLTKNVLNDLFLALQHPYICPIFDIDFLELESQNYVVVVQPISQGSLKDLIYGIERTGWNEDWNQKYGSRGKGLPLPQVQQMGRQVLEALTFLKERGFPTVVELLQFIFGESSNRQKIIEELLVHDLFRNIDLREMRSAPVTIFRPTLTPPVVNLLDGIKRQNASKRTTQLDIVDEDTTSLHRSHTVCKNSLLDEIYNELSNTAV; from the exons ATGTTCAATCTATATCAAAATTTGAACAAAAAGGACGAAGATCACAAAGAGTCGGACGTGACCGGACACGATAGATTCTGGCAGGAACGTCCGAGGACGCGTCGAAAGCGTCGTGCCGTTAATCGAAGGACTCAGAGCGCCATCGAATTTGATTCCGAGGCTATAGTTTCCGCTCGAGGCACTCTTCGTCGTGGAAGAAGCGCGAGCATCGAAGATGAAGATAGCGACGAAGAAAAGAGTTACCAATTGACCAACAAAATCGACAATCTAGCTAAAATACTATTTAGTCGCGTATCCGCTGCTCGAGGTTGCAAGGATTCCGATGTCAG GAATGGAAGGCATAATTACACGGCGTTGGATCATGGACCATCTGTTTGCGAAAATGTTGGCGAGTACATGGAAATGGAAAAAAGATCGAGGGACCGTGCCTTATCAATTTGTCAGGCCTATATCCGTAGAACACCGCGCTACAGTCTCGTCAAGCAGCTGAATAATCTCG GCTCTAGAATGGACAAACATTGGTTCATAGTAAGAGATACTTCTTTAAAAACCGATCGACTGATTACGTTAGCTCCGTTAAATAGAAACTGCTCATTGAGCATAACTCCATTGACAAAGAACGTTTTGAACGACTTATTCTTAGCCTTGCAACATCCGTATATATGCCCTATATTCGATATCGATTTCCTTGAATTGGAAAGTCAAAACTACGTGGTCGTAGTTCAACCAATCAGTCAAGGCAGCCTGAAAGATTTGATATACGGG ATCGAAAGAACGGGTTGGAACGAAGACTGGAATCAGAAGTACGGTTCTCGCGGTAAAGGACTTCCTTTACCTCAGGTTCAACAAATGGGACGTCAAGTGCTAGAGGCGTTGACTTTTTTAAAAGAAAGAGGATTTCCAACG GTCGTCGAGTTACTCCAGTTCATATTTGGTGAATCATCTAATCGTCAGAAGATTATTGAGGAGCTCCTTGTACAtgatttattcagaaatattgaTCTTCGTGAAATGCGAAGTGCTCCTGTTACG ATATTTCGTCCAACATTAACACCGCCCGTAGTAAATTTACTCGACGGTATTAAACGACAAAATGCCAGTAAAAG AACCACACAGTTGGATATCGTCGATGAAGATACAACGTCTCTACATAGATCACATACCGTTTGCAAGAATTCTTTACTCGATGAGATTTATAACGAGCTTTCAAACACGGCTGTATAA
- the LOC117153787 gene encoding uncharacterized protein LOC117153787 isoform X1, with protein MFKYQLKLCKTGDMEDINAKRNARRRRILENSEKRLLKITGRDNDNESKVQSIHLGSFSQTFTAPDIQNETLYPSINSDISGIDSTSYETKSLSLPLLTNRINYILLAVIVNILLILQLDHLFGKAITIPYFLVMLGRLYNYKNTREMQENNLLYAALILCNVKPELTYQLKKLVTISHMIVGDLALYIFCFTLIYYGFFYCLYNTDIPIILTM; from the exons atgtttaaataCCAACTAAAATTATGTAAGA cAGGAGACATGGAAGATATTAATGCCAAAAGAAACGCCAGAAGAAGGAGAATTTTGGAAAATTCAGAGAAACGGTTATTGAAAATTACTGGTAGAGACAACGATAATGAATCAAAag TCCAGAGTATACATTTAGGTTCGTTCAGTCAAACATTCACTGCTCCAGATATACAAAATGAAACTTTATATCCAAGTATAAATAGCGATATATCAG GTATTGACAGTACTTCATATGAGACAAAAAGTTTGTCACTTCCATTATTAACAAATcgcataaattatatattattggcTGTTATTGTCAATATTCTACTCATATTACAACTGGATCATTTATTTGGGAAG GCAATCACAATACCATACTTTCTAGTAATGCTGGGACGTTTGTACAACTATAAGAATACACGAGAAATGCAAGAGAATAATCTACTGTATGCTGCTTTGATCTTATGCAATGTTAAGCCTGAGTTAACttatcaattaaaaaaattagtaACAATAAGTCATATGATAGTTGGAGATTTAGCTTTATATATCTTCTGTTTCACATTAATATATTATGGATTCTTTTACTGTTTATATAATACAGACATTCCTATTATCTTAACCATGTAA
- the Slob gene encoding slowpoke binding protein isoform X3 produces MFNLYQNLNKKDEDHKESDVTGHDRFWQERPRTRRKRRAVNRRTQSAIEFDSEAIVSARGTLRRGRSASIEDEDSDEEKSYQLTNKIDNLAKILFSRVSAARGCKDSDVRNGRHNYTALDHGPSVCENVGEYMEMEKRSRDRALSICQAYIRRTPRYSLVKQLNNLGSRMDKHWFIVRDTSLKTDRLITLAPLNRNCSLSITPLTKNVLNDLFLALQHPYICPIFDIDFLELESQNYVVVVQPISQGSLKDLIYGIERTGWNEDWNQKYGSRGKGLPLPQVQQMGRQVLEALTFLKERGFPTVIHLHSGNVLVQNGVARLAGLENTLLGFTSRIHPLIASRISQNISIDMICFGHMLFEMCAGYELPSFKPNSTHLSDVEIYPQVVELLQFIFGESSNRQKIIEELLVHDLFRNIDLREMRSAPVTIFRPTLTPPVVNLLDGIKRQNASKRQRSRSISDVYLTGKF; encoded by the exons ATGTTCAATCTATATCAAAATTTGAACAAAAAGGACGAAGATCACAAAGAGTCGGACGTGACCGGACACGATAGATTCTGGCAGGAACGTCCGAGGACGCGTCGAAAGCGTCGTGCCGTTAATCGAAGGACTCAGAGCGCCATCGAATTTGATTCCGAGGCTATAGTTTCCGCTCGAGGCACTCTTCGTCGTGGAAGAAGCGCGAGCATCGAAGATGAAGATAGCGACGAAGAAAAGAGTTACCAATTGACCAACAAAATCGACAATCTAGCTAAAATACTATTTAGTCGCGTATCCGCTGCTCGAGGTTGCAAGGATTCCGATGTCAG GAATGGAAGGCATAATTACACGGCGTTGGATCATGGACCATCTGTTTGCGAAAATGTTGGCGAGTACATGGAAATGGAAAAAAGATCGAGGGACCGTGCCTTATCAATTTGTCAGGCCTATATCCGTAGAACACCGCGCTACAGTCTCGTCAAGCAGCTGAATAATCTCG GCTCTAGAATGGACAAACATTGGTTCATAGTAAGAGATACTTCTTTAAAAACCGATCGACTGATTACGTTAGCTCCGTTAAATAGAAACTGCTCATTGAGCATAACTCCATTGACAAAGAACGTTTTGAACGACTTATTCTTAGCCTTGCAACATCCGTATATATGCCCTATATTCGATATCGATTTCCTTGAATTGGAAAGTCAAAACTACGTGGTCGTAGTTCAACCAATCAGTCAAGGCAGCCTGAAAGATTTGATATACGGG ATCGAAAGAACGGGTTGGAACGAAGACTGGAATCAGAAGTACGGTTCTCGCGGTAAAGGACTTCCTTTACCTCAGGTTCAACAAATGGGACGTCAAGTGCTAGAGGCGTTGACTTTTTTAAAAGAAAGAGGATTTCCAACGGTAATCCATTTACATTCGGGAAATGTGCTCGTTCAAAATGGTGTCGCACGTCTCGCCGGCCTAGAAAACACGCTCCTCGGTTTCACCAGCCGAATACACCCACTAATCGCTTCTCGTATTTCGCAAAATATTTCGATTGACATGATATGTTTCG GTCATATGTTGTTTGAGATGTGCGCTGGATACGAATTACCATCGTTTAAACCAAATTCCACGCATCTATCGGACGTTGAAATATATCCACAA GTCGTCGAGTTACTCCAGTTCATATTTGGTGAATCATCTAATCGTCAGAAGATTATTGAGGAGCTCCTTGTACAtgatttattcagaaatattgaTCTTCGTGAAATGCGAAGTGCTCCTGTTACG ATATTTCGTCCAACATTAACACCGCCCGTAGTAAATTTACTCGACGGTATTAAACGACAAAATGCCAGTAAAAG GCAGAGGTCGCGTTCTATAAGCGACGTGTATTTGACAGGCAAATTTTG A